Part of the Triticum urartu cultivar G1812 chromosome 2, Tu2.1, whole genome shotgun sequence genome, CCAGTCCCTGGTTAATTTGCAGTGTGACAGGGTCGCTGTTTCTTCACTACTCCTGCAAGCTGCTCTTGATATGCAGCCACAATTGACATCCAAAGAAAGCAAGAGAAAAATGGCATACGCCCTGATAACGGAGAAACATCTGGTACAATCAATGGGACTTCAGGATGAACAATCAGTATGAAATTCAGAGACGCGCTGCATAACGAATTCGTGAGATGAAACGACATGTGCAAGGCCAGATCAAAATGAAGCTACCAAAGCTTATCTTAAAAACAAATCTTCATACTCAGATAAAAGCCTACAAGTATCTACATATACTGTAAATGACAATTAACAGAGCTTACGTTCGGTGCTTAAGTTCCCCATCTCAACAATCCGATAATCCACAACAGACCAAGCGTTCACCAATATGAAATTCAGATTACCTCAACATCAACATTCAGCAATGAACTGGAATCTACTACTAGCAGTAATCCTATAAAATTCAGCTGAGTATCGCCATCAAGCAAGGTCGCCTAACCTATACAGAGTCGCGCTGGTGGCCAAACTTACGGATGCACACCTCCACGTTGCCATCCTCTGTGCCTGGCAAGTCCTTGGGGACCAGCAGGAAGACCTTTTCCTTCTCCCCCAGCCCGTGCCGCAGCGATGTGTTCCGCGCCGTCGACTGCATCTGCAGCCAGGGCCGTCTGCCGCCGTTGCCTACCGGCGTCTTCAGCTCATACACAAACTCCTGCTCACGGGCGTTCTCAGGGCGGATGCAGATCATGGACAGAGCAATGCCACGGCCCTCGCTGAAGCTGTCGAGGAAGAACAGCTCGCCGTCGTCGCGGCTCTGGAAGATGGTCGACGTGAAGGCAGAGGCCCGGAAGTTCTCATCATAGTGAAACCTGATTGTGTCCCAGTGGTGGCGGAGGGTGAGGTGGGACGTGAGTGCGACAGCCCGGCTGGCGAAGCCGCATTGGGGGACAGGGCAGAAGATAGGCTCGTGGCGGCAGGTCTGCTCATGCTCGCGCATCTCGTGGTGCGGAAGGAAGGCCTCACAGGCATGCACTTTGTTGCGGCAGGAGAAGCGGATGCGGCCTAGGAACTCCTCGACGACGCGGTTGCGCCCATAGCCATTGCCGCTGCCGCAGCAGCTGCATCGGTTGTCCCCGACTTCTTCGTGGCACCTCGAGCAGGTGACGTGGGCGAAGGGGCACTGCACGCACACCATGTATCAAGAACAAGGCTGAGTTGATTATGACCGCAATGATAAATAAAACTGTGCTACAGCTGCAAATGAAAGTCACCTGGTAGACCGGCGGCGAGAGCATGCGGCGGCAGGCCTTGCAGGTGAAGAGGCGGTCGTAGTCATCGATCCGGACGCTGAACTCGCCGGTGCGCCCGTGCTCACCCAGCTCCTTGTTCGCGTGTGGCCTCCAGGCAGGCCTCCGCCCGTGCCGGTCGAGGTCGTCCGACCCGCGGCTGCGGCTCAGATCGTCGGCATCGTCGTCGCTGGGCGGCCTCTGCGACCACGACCGGCAGGGCGACGGCGAGTGCGAGAGCGACCGGTAGGTCGACGGGGACGGCAGCGGCGAGGGCGACCGGTAGGGCGACGGCGAAGGGGAGTAGACCGACGGCGACCCACGACGGCGCCTGGGGCTACCGTCCGCCTCGCTCGGCGACGTGCGGAGGCGCTTCCCTCCGCCGCTCCCGCTGTAGCTCATCTCCGGCGTCCCCGCGGGTTGCGCGCCGGGGCACGTCCCTGCAGACCGCGACGGCGCCGCGGGACAACGGTACAGAAATCAATCAACACACTACAAATCCCACTACCGAATTGTGACGGAGTATTCGAGGGGCGGGGATTGGACGGGGCCTTCTTACCTGAGCTCGAGGACGACGGATCTGGCGGCGGCAGGGGGCTCGGCTCTCGCCCGCCCGTGGCCGAGGGCAGGCGCGGCTCGGGGAGAGGAGGAGCGGCGGCGGCCGTGGGGGCGGGCGGCGCGAGGCAAACCCTCGCCGGCGGCGCGGAGTCGGGGGACGAGAGGAGAGGGGATCGGAGCGGGCGAGCGGTGGGGGTTTCTGCCCTGCTCTTTATTTTTCTTTCGGCTGCCTAGTCGGTGCCGGAGGCGGCCCACTCCGAGACTCCGACTACAACACTTCCTGCGTGGCCCGTTTAGCCCAGACAATGCCCCTTTTTCCGCTcttgcctttctttctttttctttttttttttagGATCGCTCTTGCCTTTCTAGGGAAAAACAGTTGTTGTGCCATAGGGGGTCCCTAAAAAAAAAGTTTGCGTGTCAGAGTTGACCCATAAATAGTCGGAAATGCTAACTGGCGACCGTCAGCCAGGGGGGATTTGGCAGCGAATGCCCTCCCTGCCGTCGCACGAATCTTGGAGCAGAACCGACGCTACATAGGATCAGTGGGATGGTTCGTTGCGCGGCTGCTTTATAGCGAACGGGTGTGTATTATTTTTCTTCCAAAAAATCACGAGGCGAGGTGGGGGGTCGAACCCACGGCCTCCAGTGCGCAAGGCCCTTTTATGGGTTTAACTGCCACATATATTTTCAGTCCCAAAAATCCGATGGCAGTTTTGTTTTTTGCAGCATGACATTTTTTTAAGAGGATGGCGTTTTTCAATTTTAATGGCATGGCAGTTTTTACTACTAAGTGCATGGTATTTTTTATTAACAATGTGATGGCATTTTTTATAAAGAGGATGTCATTTTTTATAAAGAGGGTGGCATTTTTTATTTCGAGAGATGGCATGTTTATTTATTTAAGAAATGAGATTTTTTATAATAAGAAATTGCATTTTTATTTTAAGAGATGACATTTTTAATTTTAAGAGATGGCATTTTTTAATATTAAGAGAAGGCATTTTTATTATTAAGAGATGGGGTCTTTTTATTTTTAAGAGATGACATTTTTAATATTTAAGAGATGGCATATTTATTATTTAAGGGATGGCATTTTTATTATTAAGAGATGGAATTTATTATTATTAAGAGACGGCATTTTATATTAAAGATGGTATTTTTTTTATTAAGAGAAGGCATTTTTATCCCGAGGAATGACAGTTTTTAAAGCTTTTAGCATAGCATTTTTCATTTGTGTACTTCATACAATGTTTTCTTAATCATACTTACTTGTGTATTTTATGAAATTTAGAGAGATGGCATTTCTTTTATATAGTAGCCTGACACTTTTTTTCATAAGTTAGTTTGTGGCAACTTTTAGTGTCTTTTTATTGATGACATTTTTCGGAAAAGAAGGTTAATTGGGACACTGGCCCAAACACGGCGTCGCGCTGGAGGCAGCGAGCGAACCAGGCGAAAACGTTGGCTGGAGGGTGCCTCCCCTAGCTAACCAATCGTTCGCGAGAGGCAACCCCCAAGCTGATGATCGCCAGATAAGGGCGTCCTTTTCCGTCTATATAAAAAAGGCCCTTTTTCTGCTCTTGCCTTTCTAGTGAAAAACAGTTGTTGTGTCAAAGTTGACCCATAAATTGTTACATCAGTTTTTTTATTTGAGGTAATAGTTTCGTATTTAAAAGTATTTGTAACATGAGTAACGTGTGCACAAATTCTAAAATATTAGACTCCTCAAATGTCATTTTATTTATGAAATTACTCGATTTTCTTTGGACAAAAGAACAAATGCTCCGGGTCATGGACTCAGAGTAACATGTCTTTGAAGTTAAAGGAATCGAATGCCTGATTTTGTTAACGAAACAAAGCATCACAACTAACATATGGACAACGCCAAATAGTCATTTACAATAGCATGTGTGGAGGACAAACTCCATATGAAAGATTTACTTGCGACAGAAGTCTAACGTAGATGTTCTTGTTCTTTAGTAAAAATATGTCGTCTACAGCTTTGTCATATTCTCATTGTGTTTTGGTGTCGTTTTCTTTTCCATTCATTTTTGCGATGGGAGACAACGGCCAACCATGTGGCATATATTACGAACCACCGCGATGGTAGGATTTCTAATGTATTTCACTTGAAATTTCATATATTTTTGCACAAACACTCGGAGAGCTGCATGTATGCGCCAGTTTCATGTTTTGGCCTTGGAATAGATTTAGAAGTATGTTAGAAACGTTTGTCGAGTTGTTGAGTTTGGAATTTGATGACAAAGAACTGGCGATTGCATGTACTTTGCAAGATGATATCGAAACATTAGAAATTAGTTGATTTGTTGGCATTTGTAGGAAAATCACTTTGTAGTCTGCCTCGCTTGTTCGACAAAATGGCCTTGGGCAAGAGTGCTTCAAAATCCTATTGGGAGTGGATGAATGCATCCTGTTTAATCGTGTGCTCAACTATGTGACCCAACTTTGCTCAACTGGTGTGGGACTTGCCATCAGCGGATGCTCTTAGTAAAAGGGGACCAGATTGGCTACTGTTGCTTTTACACAAACTAAAAGGGGACCAGATTGGCTACTGTTGCTTTTACACAAACTAAACGAGACCCAACGACTGCTACTGCTCATGGCTTTGGCGTGTATGGCACATTCATAATGAACTGATGAGAAGCCTTTGATTTGAGTTGAGGTGTCGAAATGGTTCCTCTGCAATCAAGTATTTCCTCCTtctcataatataagaacatttttcAAGCTTGGGACGGAGGGTGTACTTCCCACTTTTCACACGCCCATGCAATCAAAGAAAATTTGTCGACCATGACCGAGGGCAAAAAAGAAGTTGACGTACAAGGCAGGTGCACTGCCGATTTAATTAAGAAAGAGAAACAAAACAGTGGCCAAGTTTATATGTGAAACCAGGCCAAAAAACCGTACAACACACGATTGATTAAGGGACAATCGTGCAAACACCCAACAATGCCGACACCGGCCAAACCCAACTCCACCTCCAACATGCCCATAACCTGAAAATGTGTGGGCGCATGCAAACAAGTCTTTTTTCCGACCATTGAAAAAGCCGTTGAGAAGTATTATGGATGGTTCAAGCTTCAAAGAAATGCATGCGTAGAGGTTTTAAAGCACCACAACTATCTTATGAACGAAACCAAATAGAAACGACAAATCATTTACAGATAGCATGGTGTGGAGGAAAACCTCCATACGAAAGCTTCACTTGTGACGGAAGATAGAGGTAGGAGGTGGAGCGTCTTCGTCTTGCACGGAGCTTCGGTGGTGGCGTCAAGTCATGTCTGGTCGACAGGTGCTACGCTTTGTCATGTCTGTTTGGCAAGTGCTGCGCACGACAGATCTTCTAGAATCTTCGGGTACATGGCGTCACATCTTATCATTTTCGTTTTATCCACCTCTTGATTTTTTTATTATATATGAATGGAATACAATTGTTGTTTCACAGTTTATTAATAGTTCCATATTAAGTTCAAGATATACATTATTTGTATGATGACTAAGGTGTGTACAAATTCTAAAATATTAGACTCCTCAAATGTCATTTTGTTTAtgaaattactcggttttctttGGATAAGATTATCAATGCTCCAACTCATGGACTCAGAGTAACGTGTATACAAGTTAAAGGAATTGAGTAGTaccttttttttttgcgggtgagtAGTACCTGGTTTTTTAACAACGCAAAGCATCACAGCAATTGTATGACCGAAACCAAATAGAAACGGCAAGTCATTTACAGATAACGTAGCTAGAATGGTGTGGAGGAAAAAAAACTCCATAGAAAAACTTCACTTGCAAAATAAGTTTAATGTAGGTGTTCTTGTTCTGTACTCAAATTATGTCATCCACCGTGCCTTGTCATAATATCATTGTGTTTTGGTGTTTTGTCTTAATCTTATTGTGTTTTGACTTGTTGGCATTTGTAGGAAAATCACTTTGCATCCTCCCTTGCTTCTTCGACAAAATGACCGTGTGCCCAACCCAATTATGTGACTCGATTTTTTCCTAAAAACATAAAAGTGGTCCTCGATTGAGGCATCTTGTCTTATTTGATGGGCCCATGTTTTAGTCTCTACAACTAGAGGTTACGCGCGCTTTGTTGCGCCGTTCTTCGGTTTTGAAATTAATTGTATTTTTCTCCCAAAGCTAATTATGACAATTTACATCATGTGTGTACTACAGAGGCGGTTTGCATAAGCACGGACCCTGCGGGCGCTATTAGGGTAGCTGTGTAGGCTGGTCCGTCCGGTTTTAGAAGGTTTTGCTTTTTCGTTTGTTCTTTTCTCTAACGGTTTCTTTCATGTTTTTTCTTGTTTGATTTTAGATATTTTTTTATTAATGAACAGTTTTTGAAATTCAAAAATGatttaaaattttgaataaaTTCCTTACTCGTGAAGATTTTTTGTATTCATGACCATTTTAAAAAAATTGTGCACAATTATAAACTTGTGAAAAAATTAGATTCATGGATATTTCTTCATATTTTTGAAGATTTTTTAAATTAAGTACAATGATTAAATTCAAGAAAGTTTTTAAAGTTTGTATGAAAATTTAAGAAAAAATTGAATGTTTTTATTTTATCTTAAAGTGTTTTAATGGAATGTCGGCTATTTGAGACCCACGACCCGCCCATACCCTTACATGCAGGGTCCACTTCGAGGAAAAAAAGTGAAGCTttgttagggcatctccaacgctgaCCCGCAAACCAGGCACCGCATCCGTCTGCAAATTGGGGGAACCAGTCCGCCTACATAGATGCGCGGGCCGACCATCCAAAGCTATCTGCATACATTTTAAATCTAGTTTCAACTAAGTGGATGAATTTCATCAAACACGATAGAATTTATCAAAGTTTAGATGTAAAATAGCACAAATCATCCATACAT contains:
- the LOC125540324 gene encoding E3 ubiquitin-protein ligase SINA-like 2, which produces MSYSGSGGGKRLRTSPSEADGSPRRRRGSPSVYSPSPSPYRSPSPLPSPSTYRSLSHSPSPCRSWSQRPPSDDDADDLSRSRGSDDLDRHGRRPAWRPHANKELGEHGRTGEFSVRIDDYDRLFTCKACRRMLSPPVYQCPFAHVTCSRCHEEVGDNRCSCCGSGNGYGRNRVVEEFLGRIRFSCRNKVHACEAFLPHHEMREHEQTCRHEPIFCPVPQCGFASRAVALTSHLTLRHHWDTIRFHYDENFRASAFTSTIFQSRDDGELFFLDSFSEGRGIALSMICIRPENAREQEFVYELKTPVGNGGRRPWLQMQSTARNTSLRHGLGEKEKVFLLVPKDLPGTEDGNVEVCIRKFGHQRDSV